In a genomic window of Streptomyces katrae:
- the yjfF gene encoding galactofuranose ABC transporter, permease protein YjfF, translated as MSAITAARGRPYIPLLVTSALLISMFGAGSVQYDGFFSGQVLLNLLIDNAFLLVVAVGMTFVVLTGGIDLSVGAMVALSTVISAWLVERHGWPPLLVIPLVLAVGTGAGLAMGWVIHSFEIQPFIVTLAGMFLARGLCYTISIDSISLTDPAYTAFAQTRIPLPGDLFVSPSVLIAVGVLVIAFAVLHYTRLGRNVYALGGSEQSARLMGLPAGRTKMAVYAVSGFCSALGGVLLTFYMLSGYGLHAVGLELDAIAAVVIGGTLLTGGSGYLLGTALGVLVLGLIQTVITFQGTLSSWWTRIVVGGLLFVFILFQRLIAGRRKV; from the coding sequence ATGAGCGCGATCACGGCAGCGCGTGGCCGCCCGTACATCCCGCTGCTGGTCACATCGGCCCTGCTGATATCGATGTTCGGTGCCGGATCCGTCCAGTACGACGGATTCTTCTCCGGGCAGGTGCTGCTCAACCTGCTCATCGACAACGCCTTCCTGCTGGTGGTCGCCGTCGGGATGACCTTCGTGGTGCTGACCGGAGGGATCGACCTGTCGGTCGGCGCGATGGTCGCACTGTCGACGGTGATCTCCGCCTGGCTCGTGGAACGGCACGGCTGGCCGCCGTTGCTGGTGATCCCGCTGGTCCTGGCGGTGGGAACGGGCGCCGGGCTCGCGATGGGGTGGGTGATCCACTCCTTCGAGATCCAACCGTTCATCGTGACGCTCGCCGGCATGTTCCTGGCCCGTGGCCTCTGCTACACGATCAGCATCGACTCGATCTCCCTCACCGACCCGGCCTATACGGCCTTCGCCCAGACCCGGATCCCCCTGCCCGGCGACCTGTTCGTCTCGCCGAGTGTTCTGATCGCGGTAGGTGTGCTGGTGATCGCGTTCGCGGTCCTGCACTACACACGGCTGGGCCGGAACGTGTACGCGCTGGGCGGCAGCGAGCAGTCGGCCCGGCTGATGGGGCTCCCGGCCGGGCGGACGAAGATGGCCGTGTACGCCGTCAGCGGCTTCTGCTCGGCGCTCGGGGGAGTATTGCTGACCTTCTACATGCTCTCCGGCTACGGGCTCCACGCGGTGGGCCTGGAGCTGGACGCGATTGCGGCCGTGGTGATCGGCGGGACGCTCCTGACCGGAGGGTCCGGATACCTGCTCGGGACCGCGCTGGGGGTGCTCGTGCTGGGCCTGATCCAGACCGTCATCACCTTCCAGGGCACGCTCAGCTCGTGGTGGACCAGGATCGTGGTCGGCGGCCTGCTGTTCGTCTTCATCCTGTTCCAGCGCCTGATCGCCGGCCGTCGCAAGGTCTGA
- a CDS encoding L-ribulose-5-phosphate 4-epimerase produces MSSPIDLLRRQVSDLHQELVRYGLVVWTAGNVSARVPGEDLMVIKPSGVSYDELTPRNMILCDLDGKVVEGDQSPSSDTAAHAYVYRHMPEVGAVVHTHSTYASAWAARGEAVPCVLTAMADEFGAEIPVGPFALIGDDSIGRGIVETLRGHRSPAVLMKSHGVFTIGKDAKAAVKAAVMCEDVARTVHISRQLGEPLPIAQDDIDRLNHRYQNVYGQQRAAR; encoded by the coding sequence ATGAGTTCCCCGATCGATCTGCTGCGCCGCCAGGTCAGCGACCTCCACCAGGAGCTGGTCCGCTACGGCCTCGTCGTCTGGACGGCCGGCAACGTCTCCGCCCGCGTCCCCGGCGAGGACCTGATGGTCATCAAGCCGAGCGGCGTCTCGTACGACGAGCTCACGCCCCGGAACATGATCCTCTGCGACCTGGACGGCAAGGTCGTCGAGGGCGACCAGTCCCCGTCCTCGGACACCGCCGCGCACGCCTACGTGTACCGCCACATGCCCGAGGTCGGCGCAGTGGTGCACACCCACTCGACGTACGCGAGCGCCTGGGCCGCGCGCGGAGAGGCCGTGCCCTGCGTACTGACCGCCATGGCCGACGAGTTCGGCGCCGAGATCCCCGTCGGCCCCTTCGCGCTCATCGGCGACGACTCCATCGGCCGGGGCATCGTCGAGACCCTGCGGGGCCACCGCTCGCCGGCCGTCCTGATGAAGAGCCACGGCGTCTTCACCATCGGCAAGGACGCCAAGGCCGCCGTCAAGGCCGCCGTGATGTGCGAGGACGTCGCCCGCACCGTCCACATCTCCCGCCAGCTCGGCGAACCCCTGCCGATAGCGCAGGACGACATCGACCGCCTCAACCACCGCTACCAGAACGTGTACGGCCAGCAGCGCGCTGCCCGCTAA
- a CDS encoding ribulokinase — protein sequence MPHPPQTAESHVVGVDFGTLSGRAVVVRVRDGEEVGSAVHVYPHGVIERELPTTGQPLPPDWALQHPEDWREVLRTAVPAAVAASGIDPAAVIGIATDFTACTVLPVRADGTPLAETALGFRPHAWPKLWKHHAAQGQADRINHLAHLRAEKWISRYGGKISAEWQYAKALQVLEEDPDTYAATERWIEAADWIVWQLAGVETRNTCTAGYKGIHQDGHYPSEDYLAALHPDFADFARTRLEHPLSPLGSRAGSLTAEAAAWTGLPEGIAVATGNVDAHVAAPAAQAVENGRLLAIMGTSTCHVVNGPALADVPGICGVVDGGIVEGAYGYEAGQSAVGDIFAWWLRQGVPTHYRAEAEATGEDLHQLLSRKIADQPVGGHGLIALDWMNGNRSTLVDHHLSGVIVGLTLTTRPEEIYRALLEATAFGTRTIIEALEQGGVPVTEFIVTGGLKKNPLLMRIYADVLRRPVSLAESAQGPALGSAIHAAVAAGAHPDVRTAAAAMGRVRRGVHQPDTARADAYDRLYAEYRTLHDHFGTGPDKLLHRLRAIRNAALTAPRTDPEATPAAQKSEVRP from the coding sequence GTGCCCCATCCCCCCCAGACCGCGGAGAGCCATGTCGTGGGTGTCGACTTCGGCACTCTCTCCGGCCGGGCCGTGGTGGTCCGCGTCCGCGACGGCGAGGAGGTCGGCTCCGCCGTCCACGTGTACCCGCACGGCGTCATCGAGCGTGAACTCCCCACCACGGGTCAGCCCCTGCCGCCCGACTGGGCCCTCCAGCACCCCGAGGACTGGCGCGAGGTGCTGCGCACCGCCGTCCCCGCCGCAGTGGCCGCGAGCGGCATCGACCCGGCCGCCGTCATCGGCATCGCCACCGACTTCACCGCCTGCACCGTCCTCCCCGTACGGGCCGACGGCACCCCGCTCGCCGAGACCGCGCTGGGCTTTCGCCCGCACGCCTGGCCCAAGCTCTGGAAGCACCACGCGGCCCAGGGCCAGGCCGACCGCATCAACCACCTCGCCCACCTGCGCGCCGAGAAGTGGATCTCCCGCTACGGCGGCAAGATCTCCGCCGAATGGCAGTACGCCAAGGCGCTCCAGGTTCTCGAAGAGGACCCGGACACCTACGCCGCCACCGAGCGCTGGATCGAGGCCGCGGACTGGATCGTCTGGCAGCTCGCAGGCGTCGAGACCCGCAACACCTGCACGGCGGGATACAAGGGCATCCACCAGGACGGCCACTACCCCAGCGAGGACTACCTCGCCGCCCTGCACCCCGATTTCGCCGACTTCGCGCGCACCCGGCTGGAGCATCCGCTGTCGCCGCTGGGATCGCGGGCCGGCTCCCTCACCGCCGAGGCGGCCGCCTGGACCGGGCTGCCCGAGGGCATCGCCGTCGCCACCGGCAACGTCGACGCCCATGTCGCGGCCCCTGCCGCCCAGGCCGTCGAGAACGGCCGGCTGCTCGCCATCATGGGCACCTCCACCTGCCACGTCGTCAACGGCCCCGCCCTCGCCGACGTCCCCGGAATCTGCGGAGTCGTCGACGGCGGCATCGTGGAGGGCGCCTACGGCTACGAGGCCGGGCAGAGCGCGGTCGGCGACATCTTCGCCTGGTGGCTGCGCCAAGGCGTGCCGACCCACTACCGCGCAGAGGCCGAAGCCACCGGCGAGGACCTGCACCAGCTGCTGTCCCGCAAGATCGCCGACCAGCCCGTCGGCGGCCACGGCCTGATCGCCCTCGACTGGATGAACGGAAACCGCTCCACCCTCGTCGACCACCACCTATCCGGAGTCATCGTCGGCCTCACCCTCACCACCCGCCCCGAGGAGATCTACCGCGCCCTGCTGGAGGCCACCGCCTTCGGCACCCGCACCATCATCGAGGCCCTGGAGCAGGGCGGCGTCCCCGTCACGGAGTTCATCGTGACCGGCGGGCTGAAGAAGAACCCCCTGCTCATGCGGATCTACGCCGACGTGCTGCGCCGGCCCGTCTCCCTCGCCGAGTCCGCCCAGGGCCCCGCCCTCGGCTCCGCCATCCACGCCGCCGTCGCCGCCGGCGCGCACCCGGACGTACGCACAGCGGCCGCCGCCATGGGCCGCGTACGCCGCGGAGTCCACCAGCCGGACACCGCGCGCGCCGACGCCTACGACCGCCTCTACGCCGAGTACCGCACCCTGCACGACCACTTCGGCACCGGCCCCGACAAGCTCCTCCACCGCCTCCGCGCCATCCGCAACGCGGCGCTCACCGCCCCGCGAACCGACCCCGAGGCCACCCCGGCCGCCCAGAAGAGCGAGGTCCGACCATGA
- a CDS encoding sugar ABC transporter ATP-binding protein, protein MPAHRAQHPVLEVHGIRKEFPGVVALDGVDFRLFPGEVHALMGENGAGKSTLIKVLTGVYASDGGEVVLSGRPVHITGPLQAQAAGISTVYQEVNLCLNLSVAENIFIGREPRRLGLIHWSALRRRAAELVADLGLDIDVTAPLGSYSIAVQQLVAIVRAVDVSAKVLILDEPTSSLDRDEVRQLFAVIRRLRDQGVAILFVSHFLDQIYEICDRMTILRNGKLEGEYPISGLSQVELVARMIGGELRSLEELSGTSRHEPAAEARTTPFLRADGLGRTGAIEPYDLTIRPGEVVGLAGLLGSGRTEAARLLFGADRSSQGSVRIEDATVALRTPRAAVSYGIAFCSEDRKNEGLVAELTVRENIILALQAARGWTRPLSRSKQDEIALRWIRSLDIRPDNPEALVRHLSGGNQQKVLLARWLITDPKLLILDEPTRGIDIGAKAEIQKLVAALARDGMSVLFISAELEEVLRLSHRVGVLRDRRLVAELPNDGSLTPERIMATIASGARS, encoded by the coding sequence ATGCCTGCGCACCGTGCACAGCACCCGGTCCTGGAAGTACACGGGATCCGCAAGGAGTTCCCGGGGGTGGTGGCGCTGGACGGGGTCGACTTCCGGCTCTTTCCCGGCGAGGTGCACGCCCTGATGGGTGAGAACGGCGCCGGCAAGTCCACGCTGATCAAGGTGCTCACCGGCGTCTACGCCTCGGACGGCGGCGAGGTCGTACTGAGCGGCCGGCCCGTGCACATCACCGGCCCGCTGCAGGCACAGGCAGCCGGGATCAGCACGGTGTACCAGGAGGTCAACCTCTGCCTGAACCTGTCGGTCGCGGAGAACATCTTCATCGGCCGTGAACCGCGCCGCCTCGGACTCATCCACTGGTCGGCCCTCCGTCGCCGCGCCGCAGAGCTGGTCGCCGACCTCGGCCTGGACATCGACGTCACCGCCCCACTGGGCAGTTACTCGATCGCGGTCCAGCAACTGGTCGCGATCGTCCGGGCGGTGGACGTCTCGGCCAAGGTGCTGATCCTGGACGAGCCGACCTCCAGCCTGGACCGCGACGAGGTGCGGCAACTGTTCGCGGTGATACGCCGGTTGCGCGATCAGGGCGTGGCGATCCTGTTCGTCTCGCACTTCCTGGACCAGATCTACGAGATCTGCGACCGGATGACCATCCTGCGCAACGGCAAGCTGGAGGGCGAGTACCCGATCAGCGGGTTGAGCCAGGTCGAACTGGTCGCCCGCATGATCGGCGGCGAACTGAGGAGCCTGGAGGAGCTGTCGGGCACCAGTCGTCACGAGCCCGCCGCCGAAGCCAGGACCACTCCGTTCCTGCGCGCCGACGGCCTGGGTCGCACCGGCGCGATCGAGCCGTACGACCTCACCATCCGGCCCGGTGAAGTCGTGGGACTTGCAGGACTGTTGGGGTCAGGGCGTACGGAAGCGGCCCGCCTGCTGTTCGGTGCCGACCGCAGTTCCCAGGGCTCGGTGCGGATCGAGGACGCCACCGTCGCGCTGCGCACGCCGCGCGCCGCGGTCTCGTACGGGATCGCCTTCTGCTCGGAGGACCGCAAGAACGAGGGTCTGGTGGCGGAGTTGACGGTACGCGAGAACATCATCCTGGCCTTGCAGGCGGCCCGCGGCTGGACGCGTCCGCTCTCCCGCTCCAAGCAGGACGAGATCGCGCTGCGCTGGATCCGGTCACTGGACATCCGCCCGGACAACCCCGAGGCGCTGGTGCGCCATCTCAGCGGCGGCAACCAGCAGAAGGTACTGCTGGCCCGCTGGCTGATCACCGACCCCAAGCTGTTGATCCTCGACGAGCCGACCCGGGGCATCGACATCGGCGCCAAGGCCGAAATCCAGAAGTTGGTGGCCGCGCTGGCCCGGGACGGCATGTCGGTGCTGTTCATCTCGGCCGAGCTGGAGGAAGTTCTGCGGCTCAGCCACCGGGTGGGCGTGCTGCGGGACCGCCGGCTGGTCGCCGAGCTGCCGAACGACGGATCGCTCACTCCCGAGCGCATCATGGCGACGATCGCGAGCGGAGCCCGGTCATGA
- a CDS encoding ABC transporter permease, translated as MTKHRLFWPATVLAALLLANVLFTPDFFAIRVKDGHLYGSLIDILHFGAPLILVALGMTLVIATSGIDLSVGSTVAIAGALACLHISGAADPASPGTVFGAVAIALAVALVLGLINGVLVAGVGVQPIIATLILMVAGRGVAQLVTDGQIVTVTSEPYKLIGGGYWLTMPFAILLAVLVVLLTSLLTRRTALGLLLESVGGNPVASRLVGIRAMGLICLVYVFSALCAAVAGLMISSNVSSADGNNAGLWIELDAILAVVVGGTALTGGRFSLGGTVIGALLIQTLSTTVYTIGIPPETTLVFKAFVVIAVCLIQSPAFRAKAARRRARTGRGPTPRPLTTENTEVGA; from the coding sequence ATGACCAAGCACCGCCTCTTCTGGCCCGCCACCGTGCTCGCGGCCCTGTTGCTGGCCAACGTGCTGTTCACTCCGGACTTCTTCGCGATCCGGGTCAAGGACGGGCACCTGTACGGGAGCCTGATCGACATCCTCCACTTCGGCGCCCCGCTGATCCTGGTGGCGCTGGGCATGACGCTGGTCATCGCGACCAGCGGCATCGACCTCTCGGTCGGCTCCACCGTCGCCATCGCGGGCGCGCTGGCCTGCCTGCACATCAGCGGCGCGGCCGACCCGGCAAGCCCGGGCACGGTGTTCGGCGCCGTCGCCATCGCCCTGGCGGTGGCCCTCGTCCTAGGGCTGATCAACGGCGTACTGGTGGCGGGGGTCGGTGTCCAGCCGATCATCGCCACCCTCATCCTGATGGTGGCCGGACGCGGTGTCGCCCAGCTGGTGACGGACGGCCAGATCGTCACCGTCACCAGCGAGCCCTACAAGCTGATCGGCGGGGGTTACTGGCTCACCATGCCGTTCGCGATCCTGCTCGCGGTCCTGGTGGTGCTGCTGACGTCGCTGCTGACCCGGCGTACGGCGCTCGGGCTGCTGCTGGAGTCGGTCGGCGGCAACCCGGTCGCCAGTCGCCTGGTCGGCATCCGGGCGATGGGCCTCATATGCCTGGTGTACGTCTTCAGCGCGCTGTGCGCCGCGGTCGCCGGGCTCATGATCAGCTCGAACGTCTCCAGTGCGGACGGCAACAACGCCGGGCTCTGGATCGAGCTGGACGCCATCCTCGCCGTGGTGGTCGGCGGCACCGCGCTGACCGGCGGGCGGTTCTCGCTCGGCGGCACGGTGATCGGTGCGCTGCTCATCCAGACCCTGTCCACCACCGTCTACACCATCGGCATCCCGCCGGAGACCACCTTGGTCTTCAAAGCCTTCGTGGTGATCGCGGTCTGCCTGATCCAGTCACCCGCCTTCCGGGCCAAGGCCGCGCGCCGACGGGCCCGGACCGGGCGCGGCCCGACGCCGCGTCCGCTGACGACAGAGAACACGGAGGTGGGGGCATGA